The genomic region gtcgaaaatcgccctattcctgggcgtccgcggatttcttcattggaagaggatgctctcttattcgagacagttcgacaggacccctttcggactgctaacgaaatcagagcagcatctaactttcccggttcttcacagactgtgatcagcaggttgaggatcCGCGgcattaggagccggagggctgcgcaaatggaaatattgggggaagcacaagctgtcgaccgtcttgccttcgctaccaatcgagtggatttcgattggagaaatgtaattttctccgacgaaacaaccatctcgagtgattacgaaggtcctgtccgtgtgtATCGTGAgaatggtctccgacatgatgaacgctatgtgcaccgacgtgaaagatcggggcactTTAGCACATCGTGTTGGGGATGGATGTCTTACGAttgacctggcgttatagaacccATCGATGAAAAAGGAAggaatagccacctatgcccaccgacgccctcaaaatcgagacgaattgtggaatcaagttgttgacacctgggaagatctcgccggggatcagaacttattccacaatctcgtgacatcaatGCCGGATTGACTTAGGGCTATAATAGAACCTGATGagatgtggacaagattttaagttaacaggttttttttttgtttcttatgatttttgtttgaggaagaatacttttaacttccaagtaagatttatttatttttttgatgaGGTTCAGctcacttgtaagacccagaaattgggcgtaaattattccatattttacgacaaattagacagtcgaggaactctgaagaaattacttacacctcaataaaaaaaaatttacctcggatcgaacacgagacgtttcggtcatacagtggaaccgacacgctactatatgagctaccgagacaagacagttacagcagcagtccagaatgtagatcccatagcaggcatttgccattcggtacagagaagcaatgatattttgtgactcgagctatattgtgaaatcgtggccttaaatggttatcttcttcgtgatccttattctggttcttgtccttgtggtccttgtaacaattcttgttatatTTGTCATGATACTTATTGTTacatcgatatcgagtgaaccgcgctgtagaactttaacttccgatgaCCCAGAGTtatctcattccttttaagggtaactgtacatacgatgaaagagtaatggtacGGAGAAAAATTCATCTTATGATGACGCAgactatctgcatggaaatatcatatgtacttcggtacattaaataatatatacagagtgtttaaaaaatacggggcataatttcaggtatgtatttcccacatgtagacaatcaaaatagttcattacaacatatgttcggaaacgctttatttccgagttatggccttcacaacattgaaattcaccggaaagtttttctttccgcaggttgttgccgtcaaaggagacattaagagggcactctgacagttcatgccgaggcgaaggttacattcagtgttgtgtaggcgttagactgtgcgacatgtattcaaatcaagagctggcagagatacacttcatgtacggtaaggcggacggcaatgctgcgctggctcgtcgtttgtaccaggagaggtacccacagcgacaatgtccagatcggaagacatttgtacgtctccattaccgtctgtgcgagtatggaaaatttaactctcctggtttgggaaggggacgaccaagatctacaactccagaagtacaggaggagattctggaggctgtgaacatgactccttctatcagcacacgaagggtagcgttgcaagtcaatgtttcaCATACGActatctggagactgttgaaagagtatcaattgtatccttatcatttgcatcGTGTACAggtcctgtcaccagcagattatcctgcacgagttaggttctgtcagtggttcttgcagcagtgtggtgtaaatccgaactttcctgccttagtattatttacagatgaagcacagttcacacgagatggcataacaaatttccacaatcagcatgtatgggcgtatgaaaacccacgtgcaactgttccatctcatcaccaggtgcggttctccctcaacatgtgggccggtatcatttgtgatcgattagttggatcccatgtacttgtaaacagacttacggggcaggcgtacacaaacttcctggaaaacaccatacctcatgttttagaagacactccactgatcaatcgtcaacacattcacttcttgcatgatggcgctcctgcacacttcagtcgtacggctcgccggtacttggatcgaaggtttcctgatcgatggataggtagaggtggcccaattgcttggcctccacgctcacctgatctgaaccctctcgatttgtacttgtggggccatttaagatcattggtttattcgtctccggtgcctgatttggaatcccttcggaatcgaattgtggcatgttctgaggacatacgcaatactcctggagtttgggatcgtgttcgcaggtcaatgagacatcgatgtgagttctgtattcaagcagtaggtggacattttgaacgtcttctgtaatgacaacgacctgcggaaagaaaaacattccggtgaatttcaatgttatgaaggccataattcggaaatgaagcatttccggacacatgttgcaatgaactattttgattgtctacatgtgggaaatacatacctgaaattatgccccgtattttttaaacattctgtataactgTACATAGTTGTAACATACCAAAAGATTATCGCATACACATCACTTCAAACTTCATAGTTCTGACActaaaatagaaatttaaaaaatttgacacTCTTCAAATATCCATCTTGCCACATTGTGATATAATCTACTTATAACTATATAGAGAGCTTCGGTACTTACGTCTGTATTGCATTAGGCGAGTGTCattgtataacaataaaaattaataccaaGACTATTACGTTCTACATTGTTGTGCTGGTAACCAACTTCcagaaaaaatgtattcagaCAAAATGAAGAGATATAACAGTGTATAAACGAGCCAATGTAtttatcaaaagctttggaaACTAGGTATTAATTCCAAATTATACATCGAAAGAAAATGTAGAAAGATTCTCTACTATTAATATTAAGGTGAAGTAaaatttctttgtaataatgtgcATTGGGTGTTCATCGTTTGAAGTAAGAAAACGAAAAAATAACTGAagtatatctatatattttaagtaggcctaggtatgtatttattaaacttgAAGAATCAGaatttatacaaaaaattaagtCAGTAAGAAGAATAAGCCAAATAAGAATAGGAATAACTAATgatcatgaataaataaatctagTATTTATTTTGGACGTGATCAATTTTACAAACCCAGGTTAGTTCCCGAAGATCTAATCTTACTTGCTGGAACCGTTGACTTGAAGACAGGAGGAACAGCCCACCAGGTCGTGGAAATCATCATGCATGAAGGTTACACACCCGAGGACTCTTGGATGAATGACATAGCCGTTGTCAGAGTAAGTTACCAAACTTCATCTGCttccatatcatatatatatatatatatatatatatatatatatatatatatatatatatttatttatttatttactctggtggagttaaggccatcaggccttctcttccacaccaccagaaatacaactacaagaatAATGATACATCACTGCAATTAATCTTcagtaataacgagtgacagTATGAATATGAGATAAAAAGAACTGAccatacaaatacaaattgaaaataataaaaattagtctaaacTTTACGTCGTTTGTAGCGTAGGAAAATGTCTAACAACTCGTTTAATTAAGTGGAATACCTCAAGTTTATTAGTTCTCCTGTTGTTCTTTATTGTGGTAAACATTCCCTGTTTGCTGAAGAATATAATATCATTTGTCAATTCCGAACgcaaattaaaattgttattaaaattttttaacgtTTCATTAGAGAATTGCAAGCACCAGTGCTATTCTGTTACAGGTCTCGAACTCATTCCCCATCGATGGAGTGAATGTGGAGCCTATATCTCTGCCGGCACAAGGACAGAACCCTGCTGACGGCAGTACAGCTACTTTCATCGGTTGGGGCTATAATGAGGTAATTCGGGTATTCAAGCATTCAACTAAATTATTTGTGATAAAGACGAAAGATACGGTATCTGACGATATAAACAATGTAGCGCATGATTGGGACATTGGTAGCCTGTTATGAAGTTATTAACATAAATGATTCTGAAAATGTGGGCGTGGATGGACTCTATAAGATGAACGTTTCAATAAAGTCGAGACCATATGATTTGATAGTTTGTAAATGTAATAGACGTGGATAATTTCTACGATGAGCATTTGAGTAGGCCTAATGTAGAAATCACATATGATAGTTTCAAGATATTTAACCTGATACGACATTTCTTTGGCTTTTACACCGTGTCACAGGTGCATAAACATGAATGTTTTTGAAAACTATGTAACCTATCGGTTCTATCGTAAGGAAGGGAAAATCTATTTGTTGAATAATTCTCAAACAACAAAGATTAAAATATTACGAGCGTAAAATATGTGGAGTAATGTATAATTCTACAATTAACCGTTTTCTTTTCTAgtatatgaaaatataattttctcaGTAAATTATTCATGACTACTCTACGGTCCTATTTGACGACCCTTTTAATTCACGGAGATATTAAAAGACGATAAGATGATAGCGATAAAAGAACAACTGTGGAAATAGAATGAGAATTAAAACCAAAGTACTCGAAGAAAACCTGCTTCACAACCACCTACCACTAAAAGCCCTCATTAAGCAACTGAACTACTTACTGTTCCTGAAGTCTGTTAAGTAAACAATAACGATTGTGTATCTTATACACTTTGTAGGTTGAAAAAGATTCTTGTGACCAATAAACATACTCCTCTGTGTTTCAGAACAGCGTTCTTCCAACAATCCTAAGCAAGATAGACATCGCCATTGTAAACCAGGGAGCGTGTAGCAGTGCGTATGCGTCTCAGGGTCAAAATATCTACGATGGGAATATATGTGCTGAAGCTCCTCAAGGAAACAAAGGAGCTTGCACAGTAAGTGTGTCCAAAAATGTTACGACATAGTTAATATTGTAAGAATTAAGTATTCAAAGTATTGATGATACCCCGTTACACGTTCTTCATTTTGTATCTAACTGGCACTTAGCGCTGCAAGGgcatattttccaatttttagagatatattaacctgtgttatttattattttgcaataTAAACTTTccttacattatttataaaaagaaaaagattaattttgtatgtattatattatccAACTACAACTACAGTGACATTTTAAGCTATCAAGAAAGACAGCAGGTGTGCGGCGTGCCGTTATTCTACTCGCGAAACATTCCACAGACTTTTTGGTAATAAAACACTACTAgataatttctttattacataattatgtaagttattattttgttttccttaaaaattatttttagttttattgtCATAATTTGTTAGTATTTATTTCACCGAATTAATTGCTTTCTaactaaatttgttatttttttatcgtCTCAACAAAACACAGATTATCTTGTTTAGGAATTCAATGAAATCTTAAGTCAAGTTCATTTCAAGTTCAGATAAGCAATTATGTCACTCTGAACCGAGAAACAAGATTATCATATGCCAACAATCAGTCGAGTGTAGCCATGCCATGTACGATTCGCGTTAAAATAgcaattctgtacaatattctgttgaaaactgtttctttgaggataaaaatataatacatgaaatTTTCTGATACTGCCGTTCTCAACAGGACTACCATATAtgcaaaagtaaataaaataaaatccagaGAGTGTAGTTTAGATAAGAAAACCAAACGGCGACATCAAGCACCAAATTAGTTGAAGTTGGAAATCGTTGTTGCGAGCCACGTTTTGCGAATTTTACCATAGGAAAAATTAAGAACATAAATTTTTAAAGTACAATCCATATACTGTACCTAGAAGAAATTAAAGGCAATACTTAAAAAGTAATTAAGAAAACAAGTGCTTTGAGTTAAATCCACACACTTCAAcattaattaaagaaaatattagaagaaaaagtaagaaaaaggatatttttaaaaacaagaCTAAGAGAAACTAAGAGAATaaagtgttttaaaatatatttcacaaagtGTGTAGGAACTTAAAGGAGGAAAAAGAGAACTAAGTGTTCTAAATATTTTCCTCAAACTGTGCAGGATCACAAATACTACAGGCTATTAGAAGAAAAATTAAGAGGACAAAGCGTTCTAAATATTTCACTCTCAAACTGTGCAGGATCTTAAAATTAATGGGAAAAAACTTAagagaaaaatgtatttaaatacaaccCACACATTGTACAGGAACTTAGAgaatatattagaagaaaaattaagagaataatttgttttaaatatattcgTCAAACTGTAAAGGAGcgagaaaaaatgtataaaatattttcctcAAACTGCACAAATTTAAAGACATTTAGAATGTAGAGGCACTTAACAGACAATATTAGGAAGCAAACTAAGCGAAAAAAAATTTTGTACACGCTTTGCACACTTGagagaaacttaaaaataatattgaagcaTATCTCTATTAAAGAACAAAGTTTTTaaatacactgccgagcaaaaaaaaaaaaaaaaaaaaaaaaaaaaaaaaaaaaaaaaaaaaaaaaaaaaaaaaaaaaaccgcaacactcgaataaatttgaaatatcaaattataatacaaattataacattactgtgtgcttctatggacttGTTTGTCTAAGGCAAGTATTAATTCATGTTTTTGGAATGAAAGTATACTCATTGGGTGGTTTGTGACACCTTCTTTGCCCCTTCCAGTCcctttctgtatatttattgctgtgccattaaaatttacaaccataAACACAAGCAGCCAAAACAAATTTACAACACTGTTGTTTTCCTCTTATGCTTATAATGGAaatctgtgatattgaactcagttttaaacaatatttaagagagttaagatgcCGTTAAGCCCCGAGAATGCCACTAGAGCAGTCGTGTTGGTAGAGGATGACCACAGGTTTCGTTACATGactcaggtgttgcatacatggccccgtagctcttgaagagtatctGGAGCATGGTGACGGACATTCCTTCCTAAAATTCCCCACAGATGATCATTTGGATTAAGATCCGGACTGAGTGATGGCCATTGCATGAGTTGGATCCCTACTTCATTGAGGTATTGGAGGACATATCGCTCCACACGAGAACGTGTATTGTCCTGCAAGAATACGAAATTGTCACCAATAAATTATGCAAAAGGAAGAACATGTTGCCCAAGGATTTCTTCAATGTAGCGTTGGGCAGTGAGAGACCCACCCTCCACAAAGACAAGGTCCATTCATAGAGTAAAACTGATGCCTGCCCAAACTATCACTGAACCTCTATGAAATGCTGTCCTTGATGTAAATTTGCATGGGGAATACCTTTCTCCAGTCCTCCTCCACATCCTTTCTCTTCCATCTGGGGATCTGAGGCACATTCGGGACTCATCTGAGAACAAAACTGTTCTCCACTGTTCCTCAGCCCATTCCTGATCTTCCTTTGTAAACTGTAAGCGAGTTTGATGATATTATCTGAGCCAGGAGCAGGTCTTCTGGAGATCAGGCCAACATTATGTAACCTCCTCCTTCTCACAGTCCACTCAGTGACATTCACACCTCGCACTTTTTCTAGTCGATTTCTGGCTTAGTCCGTAGCGGTGCAGCACTTGAAGGCGCAAGAACTGATCATCTATTACAAGAAGTTGATCTTTTCGAGAATATGAACGAAGTTCCCTGTACCTCTGCACTGTACGTGAAACCGTCGACGGAattgtatgcaacacctgagccacaGAACGTAAGATGCTGCCATCATCTACCAACGCCACTGCTCTAGCAGCTTTCATGGATTTTAACGgcatcttaactctcttaaacgttgtttaaaactgagttcaatatcacagaataccattataagcaaaaaaagaaaacaaaaatgttgtaaatttgttttagctgcttgtgtataggattgtaaattttaatgtcacAGCAATAAACATAGACTAAGGTACAGGAAGTGGCAAAGATGGGGTCACAAACCACAAATTGGGTAAACttttcttcccaaaacatgaattaacacttgcctaaccAAACAGGTCCATtgaagcacacagtaatgttataatttgtattatggtttgatatttcaaatttattcaagtgttgcttttttttttttttttgcctggcAGTGTAGAATCCCCTTACTACAAAGGAACAAAGgaaatattagaggagaaatttCTTTCAAAAGCCCTCAAAAACGTCTTCTTGTGAATTCTGAGTGACTAGCGCCAATTAAATGTCACCTACCTTTAGATGACAGCTGAGAACATTTCCAGCAACGAATATAAAACAGGTTAATGCTATTGTTGATGTACCAAAACTTTCCTGCATTTCCACCGAGAATTGAAGGGTGCATTTCCAAAGTGACGTTTCTCCACGAAATCACAATGTTCACCAAACAGCAATTTAAAATAGCACTTGTAAAATGCAAAATGGACACTACATTTTTGGCACATGACTTCTGTCACTTATTGCAAATCTATTAACGGAAGTGAAAAAAATGACACACTCATGGGATTTGTGTAACTGGAAACACATGCCTTGGATTTaagtaattttgaaattaaacattttctttatattttccttaAATAGTTTCTATTTATTCTTTACATAATTAAACGTTTTGTGGCtataagtaaataatttctataataGTTTGTATATGCACCATTTGAGCAGTCAAAATTGTGTAGAAAAATGGTTTTAATACTCTAATGATCTCTCATGATCTTTTCTTGGATTCTTCTGTTTACCACCCTTTGTTTCTTCTCTTGTGTATCCATTCTTGAAGTAAAATACAGCAAGTCTCTATATCCGTTTTGAATCAATTTGCCGAATGCTACGCATTGTTTCActtttacttttatataaattattcccGCCACTTGATTGCACATAATAGGTTATGGTAAACAGACGATTTGTTTCTTCACCTTGGCCTCTATGTCTTGCTGTTTGTTTGCACTAAAATAGAATTTGTGACGAAATTGTCATGTTCCACTTTACTCTTGAAAGAATAAAACGGGGAATGGAATCGCCTGATGTCTTGTACATTTAATTTTGTAGCTTGGAATTGTCCATTGCTATGTTGGCTGGCGACCATCACTTAGGCATCTTTGAGCcagttctttatttcttttttttccattctGATGTATTCATAGTCTTTTTCCTCGTATATTTTGAAGATAATGTTGATATTATTACATATAAGCACACAATCGCAATCACACAAAGCAGACTAATAACAAGGATCCTCCATGATTACATCACGTAATCACGTGACTATATGAAGCGTTTCTACTGAGCCAGTAGAAATGCGACTCCTTGGAAATAAAAACAACATGGAAATACGTCGCATTAGAAATAAGATAAATGTTATATTGCTTTCCAAACCGAGATTAACAgcgttttagaaatattttctgtttagTACGTTCAAGGAAGGCCCTCTCAATGTATTGCTATGCTAAactcaaaaaagaaataaataaataaaataaaaattgaagatacgTCACTTTGAAAATACATCCTTCAATTACTTTGACAGCTTTAAGAATAGAGTGAATGTCGTTGTAGTCAGAAGGACTGCTTGCAGGCTGTGGCGTAGCTAAAAATGTCTCTATATTTTGTATATTCCAGTTACACCGTCTATTTCATCGATTTCTACTGTCTTCACCATTCATCTTATCCTTTCACGTTTACTAAGTATCTCTATACACCACATTTACCATTAATCTAGAATATTTTCACCGTTCTCTACACTTACATCTATTTCAgacatccatttattcattgatgtattcatatcgatatgccTATTTAGTTATAATCACTTAAATAGTGCCTTACCTATCTACCTCTCTACTTTCCCAAGTATCTGCCTATACAGAACTCATTTACCTTGTATATTCATTCGAAGTTTGTGagataattaaatga from Periplaneta americana isolate PAMFEO1 chromosome 15, P.americana_PAMFEO1_priV1, whole genome shotgun sequence harbors:
- the LOC138715670 gene encoding trypsin-1-like gives rise to the protein MIQTLVLAVLVASAAQGGAVKRFPISREPRIINGTPAKQGEFPSQLSLQVFDEHYCGASVLNDQWALTAAHCVEGLVPEDLILLAGTVDLKTGGTAHQVVEIIMHEGYTPEDSWMNDIAVVRVSNSFPIDGVNVEPISLPAQGQNPADGSTATFIGWGYNENSVLPTILSKIDIAIVNQGACSSAYASQGQNIYDGNICAEAPQGNKGACTGDDGGPLFVEGTSVGLMSWMNACNDPGYPTVFTRVSYYRDWIKKHTGV